A portion of the Stigmatella aurantiaca DW4/3-1 genome contains these proteins:
- a CDS encoding AI-2E family transporter, producing the protein MTLDLVARRVFTGLILLSIFLLGVIVWPFANGFFLAAVLAGALYGTHKRLTRLLRGRNNLSAGLLCFGVIVALLIPLTGFTAFLISEAADGVRFVSETLRTEGTEGLVNQLPGAVRQPVQNLLERFAIEELKLDDKFQQQVSSTGGTAARAVTGVVAATGSFAFQTTMMLIAFFFFLVDGKRLVEWIESVAPLKQGQTIEILLEFRHVSIAVLVSSVVTAGVQAVAALVGYLITQVPVPFFFAAVTFFLALIPAIGAAVVCFVAALLLLITGHPWAALFLAIWGVVVVGLVDNIVKPLLAKRGMDMHGAIIFFALLGGLASFGTVGLLLGPLIVAFFLALVRIYERDYGRASPQPSAPPTPPT; encoded by the coding sequence ATGACTTTGGATCTCGTCGCCCGGCGGGTCTTCACCGGCCTCATCCTCCTCTCCATCTTCTTGCTTGGAGTGATTGTCTGGCCCTTCGCCAATGGCTTCTTCCTGGCCGCGGTGCTCGCCGGCGCCCTTTATGGGACCCACAAGCGGCTCACCCGGCTCCTGCGGGGCCGCAACAACCTGTCCGCGGGCCTGCTGTGCTTCGGGGTCATCGTCGCCCTGCTGATCCCACTGACCGGCTTCACCGCCTTTCTGATTTCCGAGGCCGCCGACGGGGTGCGCTTCGTCAGCGAGACCCTGCGCACCGAAGGAACCGAAGGGCTGGTGAACCAACTGCCTGGGGCGGTGCGGCAGCCCGTCCAGAACCTCCTCGAACGCTTTGCCATCGAGGAGCTGAAGCTGGACGACAAGTTCCAGCAGCAGGTGAGCAGCACCGGGGGCACCGCCGCCCGGGCCGTGACCGGCGTGGTGGCCGCCACGGGCTCGTTCGCCTTTCAGACGACGATGATGCTCATCGCCTTCTTCTTCTTCCTGGTGGACGGCAAGCGGCTCGTCGAGTGGATCGAGAGCGTGGCGCCCCTCAAACAGGGGCAGACGATAGAGATCCTCCTCGAGTTCCGCCACGTCTCCATCGCCGTCCTGGTGTCCTCGGTGGTGACGGCCGGCGTCCAGGCGGTGGCCGCCCTGGTCGGCTACCTCATCACCCAGGTGCCCGTGCCCTTCTTCTTCGCCGCGGTGACGTTCTTCCTGGCCCTCATCCCCGCCATTGGCGCGGCCGTGGTGTGCTTCGTCGCGGCCCTGCTGCTGCTCATCACCGGCCACCCCTGGGCCGCGCTTTTCCTGGCGATCTGGGGCGTGGTGGTGGTGGGGCTCGTGGACAACATCGTCAAGCCCCTGCTGGCCAAGCGCGGCATGGACATGCACGGCGCCATCATTTTCTTCGCGCTGCTGGGGGGACTGGCCTCCTTCGGAACGGTGGGGCTGCTGCTGGGGCCCCTCATCGTCGCGTTCTTCCTGGCGCTCGTGCGCATCTACGAGCGTGATTACGGCCGAGCCTCCCCTCAACCCTCCGCCCCGCCCACCCCGCCTACCTGA
- the xdhA gene encoding xanthine dehydrogenase small subunit, giving the protein MSASRGEARGSMDRLRFYLNDRLIEESALSPTLTLLRYLRDRAHLMGTKEGCAEGDCGACTVAVLEQDGKGAPVLRAINSCLLLLPMVQGKRVYTVESLKEAGKPHKVQEVLAQGLGSQCGYCTPGVAMALLEACHRKDMDEPWKWDAQMCGNLCRCTGYRPIREAVVSVAGLGPRDRFAKALSETRPESMALAYTAGAQRFFTPASFQELWDVLDAHPEARFVVGGTDLSLEVTKRFTEPPLLVSLEALPALRTLEPRNGGHRLGAAVWLTDLEDYAHATCPPLERMLRYFGARQIKNRATVGGNLCTASPIGDLAPVLISLGAEAVLLSRAGERRMALEDFFVDYRRTALRPGELLAAVDVPAQPVGARSLAYKVSKRRELDISAVSAGFRVVVDAAGQVLEARLAYGGMGPRPARARHVEQALVGQPWTEERVEAALPRLDEDFTPRTDHRGSAWYRAQVAKNLLRGFFQETLESPSPRLEARHSATVQVR; this is encoded by the coding sequence ATGTCCGCCTCCCGTGGGGAGGCCAGGGGATCCATGGACCGGCTGCGCTTCTACCTGAATGACCGGCTCATCGAGGAGTCGGCTCTCTCGCCCACCCTGACGTTGCTGCGTTACTTGCGCGACCGGGCCCACTTGATGGGAACCAAGGAAGGGTGCGCGGAAGGCGACTGCGGCGCTTGCACGGTGGCCGTCCTGGAGCAGGACGGGAAGGGCGCTCCGGTCCTCCGGGCCATCAACTCCTGCCTGTTGCTGCTACCGATGGTGCAGGGCAAGCGCGTCTACACCGTGGAGTCGCTGAAGGAGGCGGGCAAGCCCCACAAGGTGCAGGAGGTGCTGGCGCAAGGGCTGGGCTCGCAGTGTGGCTACTGCACGCCGGGGGTGGCGATGGCGCTGCTGGAGGCCTGTCACCGCAAGGACATGGACGAGCCTTGGAAATGGGACGCACAGATGTGCGGCAACCTCTGCCGCTGTACGGGGTACCGGCCCATCCGGGAGGCGGTCGTCAGCGTGGCGGGCCTGGGACCGCGGGATCGCTTCGCCAAGGCCCTGTCGGAGACGCGGCCCGAGTCCATGGCCTTGGCCTACACGGCGGGGGCTCAGCGGTTCTTCACCCCGGCGTCCTTCCAGGAGCTGTGGGACGTGCTCGACGCGCACCCCGAGGCGCGCTTCGTGGTGGGTGGAACGGACCTGTCGCTGGAGGTGACGAAGCGCTTCACGGAGCCGCCGTTGCTCGTGTCGCTGGAGGCGTTGCCTGCGCTGCGGACCCTGGAGCCACGCAACGGGGGGCACCGGCTGGGGGCCGCCGTGTGGCTGACGGACCTGGAGGACTACGCCCACGCCACGTGCCCGCCCCTGGAGCGGATGCTGCGCTACTTCGGCGCGCGGCAGATCAAGAACCGCGCGACGGTGGGGGGGAACCTGTGCACGGCCTCTCCCATCGGAGATCTGGCCCCCGTGCTCATCAGCCTGGGCGCGGAGGCGGTGCTGCTCTCTCGCGCAGGGGAGCGCCGGATGGCGCTGGAGGACTTCTTCGTCGACTACCGGCGCACGGCCCTCCGGCCAGGGGAGCTCCTGGCCGCCGTGGATGTCCCGGCTCAGCCCGTGGGGGCTCGAAGCCTCGCGTACAAGGTCTCCAAGCGGCGGGAGCTGGACATCAGCGCCGTCTCCGCGGGCTTCCGCGTGGTGGTGGATGCGGCGGGCCAGGTGCTCGAGGCGCGGCTGGCCTATGGCGGCATGGGGCCCCGGCCCGCCCGTGCGCGGCACGTGGAGCAGGCGTTGGTGGGCCAGCCGTGGACGGAGGAGCGCGTGGAGGCGGCCCTTCCCCGGCTGGACGAGGACTTCACCCCGCGGACGGACCACCGGGGTTCGGCATGGTACCGGGCCCAGGTGGCCAAGAACCTGTTGCGCGGCTTCTTCCAGGAGACGCTCGAGTCGCCCTCGCCCCGGCTCGAAGCACGCCACTCGGCCACGGTCCAGGTGAGGTGA
- a CDS encoding dipeptidyl-peptidase 3 family protein, translating into MNALLLVVALAAAPQAKAPPPAASAPLAASDFLKSRSKTTAVAQLFAPGVANLTADEKRVLWNLTLAAHAGQDIAYDQLGWRLVAVKRLLENVYLFGKEGQGGPGLFDKRLTAYLERFYGHMGNHDHVTGQKFVPEFTAGELDAAAVRAFRAGASFGVKDEVALRGWLAGLRPTIFDASFEPSLTSKSPPPGQDMVTASANTAYGPGVTRADLEEFKEKYPLNSRVVKENGKLVELVFRSGAQKIPPGLYAVELGRVVDHLEEAMKSAPKDQKAVLGKLARYFQTGNPKDWEAFNIAWVKANPRVDATLGFVETYVDPLGQKGLWEGLVNYRDPQENRVMELIGKRAQYFEERMPWPQAYKRKRVSLPVAKAIHLVATYPQPPAGINLPNEQHIREKYGSKSVLVANVMEVASALRRLPLAVEFSRTEEDRAQARKHSATARKWLVAFHEVLGHASGQVDKKLGKQPPSRFLKEYDNTLEEARADLVALWHAFDPALAELSPEHEQIAQQMYRDFLVEGLTNLQRVEKGDEFEEDHQRGHHMTVNFLIEKGVVRQTVEGGRTYWGVVDFAKMREAVGELLSKLMVIKATGDYAGIRALVTQKGIKFDPKLRDEVVARVKAADVPSVIFVTAPRLIPVLDDRRRVVDVKVESTQGFIEQNLERSLLGRLPPAEATQAAVRLASAPEALKEMYRKLLQVPGELPAVAPAVP; encoded by the coding sequence TTGAACGCCCTCCTCTTGGTCGTCGCGCTTGCCGCCGCTCCACAGGCGAAGGCGCCCCCTCCCGCCGCCAGTGCTCCCCTGGCGGCGAGTGATTTTCTCAAGTCGCGCTCCAAGACCACCGCCGTCGCGCAGCTCTTCGCGCCTGGGGTGGCGAATCTGACGGCGGACGAGAAGCGCGTCCTCTGGAATCTGACGCTCGCGGCGCATGCGGGCCAGGACATCGCCTACGACCAGCTGGGCTGGAGGCTGGTGGCCGTCAAGCGCCTCCTGGAGAACGTGTACCTCTTTGGCAAGGAGGGGCAGGGCGGCCCGGGCCTGTTCGACAAGCGGCTGACGGCCTATCTGGAGCGCTTCTACGGGCACATGGGCAACCATGACCATGTGACGGGCCAGAAGTTCGTTCCGGAGTTCACCGCGGGGGAGTTGGACGCCGCGGCCGTGCGCGCCTTCCGCGCCGGCGCATCCTTCGGGGTGAAGGACGAGGTGGCGCTGAGAGGGTGGCTCGCGGGCTTGCGGCCGACGATCTTCGATGCCTCCTTCGAGCCCTCCCTCACGTCCAAGTCGCCCCCGCCGGGCCAGGACATGGTCACCGCGTCGGCGAATACCGCCTACGGGCCTGGGGTCACTCGGGCGGACCTGGAGGAGTTCAAGGAGAAGTACCCGCTCAACTCCCGGGTGGTGAAGGAGAACGGCAAGCTGGTGGAGCTGGTCTTCCGCTCCGGGGCACAGAAGATCCCTCCGGGGCTGTACGCGGTGGAGCTGGGCCGTGTCGTCGATCACCTGGAAGAGGCGATGAAGTCGGCCCCCAAGGACCAGAAGGCCGTGTTGGGCAAGCTGGCGCGCTATTTCCAGACGGGAAACCCGAAGGATTGGGAGGCCTTCAACATCGCCTGGGTGAAGGCCAATCCCCGGGTGGATGCCACCCTCGGCTTCGTCGAGACGTACGTGGATCCGCTGGGCCAGAAAGGCCTGTGGGAAGGGCTCGTCAACTACCGGGATCCGCAGGAGAACCGGGTGATGGAGCTCATCGGCAAGCGGGCGCAGTACTTCGAGGAGCGGATGCCCTGGCCTCAGGCCTACAAGCGCAAGAGGGTGTCACTGCCGGTGGCCAAGGCCATTCACCTGGTGGCCACCTACCCGCAGCCGCCCGCGGGCATCAACCTGCCCAACGAGCAGCACATCCGCGAGAAGTACGGCAGCAAGAGCGTGCTCGTGGCCAATGTGATGGAGGTGGCCTCCGCGCTGCGAAGGTTGCCGCTGGCGGTCGAATTCTCCCGGACGGAAGAGGATCGCGCCCAGGCCCGCAAGCACTCCGCCACGGCGCGCAAGTGGCTGGTGGCCTTTCACGAGGTGCTTGGCCATGCCTCCGGCCAGGTGGACAAGAAGCTGGGAAAGCAGCCGCCCTCGCGCTTCCTGAAGGAGTACGACAACACCCTGGAGGAAGCGCGGGCGGACCTGGTGGCGCTCTGGCATGCCTTTGATCCGGCCCTCGCGGAGCTGTCTCCGGAGCACGAGCAGATCGCCCAGCAGATGTACCGCGACTTTCTCGTCGAGGGGCTTACCAACCTGCAGCGCGTGGAGAAGGGCGACGAGTTCGAGGAGGACCACCAGCGCGGCCACCACATGACCGTGAACTTCCTGATCGAGAAGGGGGTCGTGCGGCAGACGGTGGAAGGGGGCCGCACCTATTGGGGGGTGGTGGACTTCGCGAAGATGCGCGAAGCGGTCGGTGAACTGCTCTCGAAGCTGATGGTCATCAAGGCCACCGGGGATTACGCGGGCATCCGCGCCCTGGTGACGCAGAAGGGCATCAAGTTCGATCCGAAGCTCCGGGATGAAGTCGTCGCGCGGGTGAAGGCCGCCGATGTGCCTTCGGTCATCTTCGTCACCGCGCCGCGCCTCATTCCCGTCCTCGATGACAGGCGCAGGGTGGTGGACGTGAAGGTGGAATCCACACAGGGTTTCATCGAGCAGAACCTCGAACGCAGCCTGCTCGGAAGGCTCCCGCCCGCGGAGGCCACTCAGGCGGCGGTGCGGTTGGCCAGTGCGCCGGAGGCATTGAAGGAGATGTATCGCAAGCTCCTACAGGTTCCCGGAGAGCTACCCGCAGTGGCTCCCGCCGTACCCTGA